The DNA window GCCTTCAGTTCTGTAACAAAACATATGAAACCAATCAGAAGAAATTCATATCATGTTTACATGCCAATTTTAATTTGTTcaacataaaaaattacaagAAACAAAGTAGCTTTGAAATAATGTAACCTTTTAGTGTTCTGGATGGCTGGCCTGCATTTCTGCCAAGTCCAGAAGGCCTTTCAGGACCGAAAGATATATAGCTTGGTCGCTGTTTTATTTTTGAAGCAAATTGTTTAGGAGGACCAGAAGAACAAACAGGTTTTCTTCCCAAATTATTCTTTAAAGGAGATCTGATGTTAACAGGTCCAGATGGTAGCATCGCCGCTTCTTCAGGAGAAATATATTTCACTTTAGCAGCTTTCCTAGAAAGAAAACGATGTCCTCCCCAATCAGACGCCTTGGTAGGACCTCCCTGCTGTAATCGTTCACGGTGAACAGCAGTATTCTCAGTAGTTTGAAGATTATCTTCACCATTTTCATCACATCTGTCTTCATCTTCTGTACAGCAACCGTCTTTGCATGTCCAAGAATTTGGGACAAGTTGAGGGACTTCCCCACAAGAGGTTCTCATGCAATAACTGAAAGTAAGATGGCAAACactttaaattagaaaaaaggaTGTCATAACATAGGGTTGACAGTAAGCAGAATTAGCAAAAGTTGAGATGCCATATGATTTTAGCATGAACAAATATCTCATTCAAATAATTACACTAGAAAAGAAGTCTAgcaaatttacattttaaaacttatAAGAAAATAAGCTCCAGCATCTAAATAGatggaaaaaaatgaaacaaactCAGGGTATTCAAATAAAAGAAGAACAGGAAGACTAAGACTGCGGAGCAGGTGATCCAAATTCGcaactaaattaaattcaatGAATGTAGTGAGAACATGCATGCAGTAGCCTATCATTTGGATATTGTTGGTTGCTAAAATATGTATGCAGTTgtacaaaccaaatcaaactcaTATACACAGAATAACATGCATAGCAAGGTAGGAGATCGTCTTACATATGTTGAGAAATTATTCCACATTGTGAGCAAGTAGACATTAATTCTTCATAACCACTATCACCGCATATGCTGCATCGTTTGTCCTGTGAAATAAGGAATTAAGTATGATTACATGAGAATTCAAAATTCCAATAATGCAAACAACAAAAactatcaaataaatttttctcaaaCCAAATTTTAGTTGAAAAAATCTTATAATATCAACTAATAAAAGAGTTAATTGCTTGGTTAAGTAAGATCAATAATAACACATAGTTAAACACTGAACAAATGTTGGTTAACAGACCTAAATGTTCTCACTAATTAGGCATTTGCAACATCAGTGCACAAAGATGGACCTTTCCATAAGAAGTAAAAAAATGCAGGCAAGAACTACATGAATATAAAATTCAGCATTATCCATTTGCACCGACATGAACATAGGAAACGGGACACTCGGACACGAACATGcgaaacagtgttattttaagattctcattgttaaaaatgaagtttcatgtCCGAAACGGAAGGTTTCGGACATGTTTCTAAATCGGAAaacattgattgaatgaagtttccgtgctacctagtccTGAAATacaaaaaccctaattcatttcATAGCTTTCTTCCAAGAAAACGTACGGACTTTAAAGGCTACTATCAAACATACTAAAAACAGTactaaaaaaccaaaaatgtataaatgttttataaaatcAAGATAATAAAAAGTGAAGTTCTTTAAAGCAAAGAAAGACAAAAAGAACgttactttttaataattattgtttgtttttacCAATCACTTGCTGTACTGTGTATTGATCTTTCAACAGTTCAACCAAACTAACACTGTTAATTACAACTAAATTCTTCCCAGTCATTCCCTAACTGCAACTAAGGCCGACGGCGAGACGACGGAGTACTGCCGACGagcattttacatttttttaatgaatctAAGAAGCACATAAGAACATGaatcacacacacacaaaaaaaacagaaatttaaaacacaaaaaagAACAGAAATTTAGAACACAAAAAGAATGTTgtgtttataataaataaataaataaataccgCATGATGTTGATTGGCATTTTCCGCCATCTTTAGTGGGAGGGAGATGAAGGGAGTTGAAGAATGAAAAGAAAATGAGTAGAAAATTAATTGacttttcagtttatttaatttttgagttGAAAGTTAGTTTAACGTGGGTGATTATTTTATTTAGGGCAGAAATTTCTACTTATTTACTTAATtgcttaatattttataaattatttactaTGCagccaatttatatttttactacaaacaaatttaaatataaagtaatataaaaagctaagaaatataaaaagttaagaTTTTTAAAACAGGAGTTATAAAccagaaaattttaaaaataaactcttTTCGAATGATTAAgctaaaattattgaaaaattaaaatgtcatgAAGAGagttgaaaagaaaaagaaaaatatcttactacaattttaagtttttggttTTATCACAATTTATAatgctattttattttttaaatgattatcaCGCctgatttttataaataaattatcttatttttcaaCAAAAgttattagtattaaattagtaatttatattttaatgatgaacaaataaaaaatagttaagggAATGATATAATTGatctttaaaatcaattaaggATTATGAATAgtcttattaattaaatataaaatattataatcagTGTTTGGAGTGTAAAATTTGTTGtcctttaaataaattaattattttctaattaaatttttttaattttaattatgaataaaaataataccatgtgaattaattaattctGTCATTTTTTAACTGTGGTTTcgagaaataaaatgaattggtttctttaattttgttttaatcttTTATCAACTTATCATTGATTAAACCTACTTTTAACTGCTGTCATAGTGATTTTGTGACAAATGCTTGCATAAGCTTTATTCATGTATTATGTAAATATATAGATAAATtgactaaactattttttttttgaatttgactaaactatattattaatgttattttaataatcggTCATAATATAATTGATTTTGTTCAAGTACtatgtaaaaaaaatcttaaaatgaTGTTTCATTAGACTTACTTTAGCAGAGAAGATGTTtcaatattttgttaatttatgtatttgaatATAAATGATTTGTtctccaaaataaaataaaaaaatatacctTGAAAAGTGAAAACTGAAGCATGTAGAAAGAATTTACAATGTATTAAAGGTTTTGGTAGAATTCTAATTCTTTTTAGTTCGGATTTATTTAGAGTTTATTTCTGAAATTTGgagttttttttctaattttgatGGGTGAACCAATGTCATTCAcatagaattttttttctattatcgTATGGAATTGGTGCATGGAAATTTGCATGATTCCATGCATGCATATCATACTAAATTAAGTGGTCCAATCATTGAATGTAGCAATAATGGGTCCTTATCAAATATTCCattattttaacctttttagttcCAATGAATAAAAATTGGTGGGTCATTGCAATTCTTTATTTTAGTGTCATGGGTTCATATTTTAATGACCAAGGCAGCATATTGAATACAAAGAGATTAAGGTGTTTAACAATGAAtttcagaaaaatatttttctaaagtTGGAGGTTAAACTcattttataacatttatactgttagcttttattttacttaaaccttaataaatattttaaatttgaatagtcttttgactgtttttttttttgcatgaaACTTTTGCCGTTTAAATTGGCATGAAAAAATGGTTTCTTTATAATTCCGTTCATAAAATGTTcaatgtaaataaataataaactattTGAGTGAAAATTATTCGTTAATGgccaaatgaaataaaaattaaaagtacataaaaaatttatgatggatttcacaaaattaaattattaattaagtgagatttaaattttttcttgcCTAATCCGATGTTTATTGATCAGTATTcacataaattataatttaaggaTAAGAATTCATATATGATTGTAATCCatgtaagaatttttttttcaaagataaaatcaattgataaagattaaattacaaaataaaagctaaGAGTAATATATGATCTCTTTcaatttttaatctaaaaatactaacaaacaaaacaagATGCAAACAATAAGTAAAATCGAAGGAACGAAAAATCTAAACATAGATTCCGTATATTTGGACCGAACGAGAAACAAGAGTTCCGTTAGTGCGGGTACTTGGATTTGCCCTTTTTCCAATAAACCGGCCATGCACACGACCCGCTTGATCCGTTAAAACTTGATATTTCCGATCATTTTTGGCAATGGTATTCTTGAAAGTTAGATCGACAAATCTTAagtctataaaaaaattgattttaaaatctgAACAATCACTAGAAATTCTTGATCAATCTaagaaaacaaactaaaaaaaacatataatcataaaaaaattcttttaagaAAAGATAAAATCTATGACGGATAGATAAACTACATATCGAAAAGAtttaattgaaaagaaaattaaaactatatattatttattatttatgggCGGAGAGGATGTGATTACTGATTAAAATCGGAAAATCGCCTTCTTTCGCTCTTTAAATGATGAAGATGGAGAAGAGTTTTGAGGGTAAAGAGAGAGCAAAAAAATTTAGGAAGAGAAGGCGATATTTAATCCATATAAAATCTCATCcagtaaaaatataattgttacTATTTGAGAAAACAGTTAAATGGATGCTTAAAAtacgtttttttttaaacagtTTTGAAGCagtgagttataactcaaatggtataagcgttggACAGCCGAGGTTGTGGGTTCAATTTCTTGCACAAGCGCTCTTCTCTCTAATTATATAAAGAAATAGGtttgaaaaatcaaataattaatttttcttcttcaaaaaaaCAGTTTCTTCTGAGCTAAAGAGGCTCAGCTCAGAATTAGCATACGCAGAATTGGAACAGTTAGCAACCACTATACCTAAGAATTTCTATATTTTCAGTCATAATTCTAATCATAGAATTACTCATAGTTTCAGCTTTTTCGACGTACAAGCAACTGTAGTGGTTAGCAGGTTTTCCACCAAACATATGAACAAATTTCTAGGAAAAAGTTCCGTTCTCGATTCATTTAATTTAAGGAGAGAAGGCGATATTTAATCCATATAAAATCTCATctagtaaaaatataattgttacTATTTGAGAAAACAGTTAAATTGATGCTTAaaaaacgtttttttttaaatagttttgaaccagtgagttataactcaaatggtataagcgttggACAGCcgaggtcgtgggttcaatttcttGCACAAACGCTCTTCTCTCTAATTATATAAAGAAATAGGtttgaaaaatcaaataattaatttttttcttcaaaaaaacaGTTTCTTCTGAGCTAAAGAGGCTCAGCTCAGAATTAGCATACGCAGAATTGGAACAGTTAGCAACCACTATACCTAAGAATTTCTATATTTTCAGTCATAATTCTAATCATAGAATTACTCATAGTTTCAGCTTTTTCGACGTACAAGCAACTGTAGTGGTTAGCAGGTTTTCCACCAAACATATGAACAAATTTCTAGTGTTTTTTTACTATAGTATTAGCCCTCGTAATCATTTACCACAAATACCGTTTTTTCAGGCAagctttttttttaaagatcaCCTCCCAAGCAACAGGATGCTTCTACTAGGAACCAGGAGGAACAGCTGAATCATTGTGCTATTGCTTCTCCACTTTGACCAGTGCTCGAGGGACGACTCCCTGTTCATGCTTGATTGGGCGATACAATCCGCATAAGAACCGTTCTAATCCTGCATTCACATGCAAAGAAATCCATTTCACTTGGTGAACTTATTAGCCAAGGGCTATCAGGTATCGGCTAAAGTCTTATTATAAAGATAATGATGCTAATTGTAGAGCTCACCATGAAAATTCAGTTTCAGCCTTTTAGAAGGAAAAACTAACAGCTGCACATCACTTAGTGAACTTATCAGAACTATATCTTTCATCTCCAGCATCAAAAAAAGGCGCTCGTACTGTTGTCTTGACCTATAATAAGAAAAGCAACCCTGAGATATCATACTTTAACAGTACAAGGAACTATAGAATCAGGATAAAGATTAAATTAAGTGAACACATGCCTCTCAAAGTTGATAGGGAAAAAGTATACTGCTCTATCTTTTGGATACCCATCTTGAAAAATTCCCAAACTAGAGGATTGAAACATTGTACAACGCAGTACTCCAGGCATCTTTTTCAAGAATTCAAAGGCTTTAGAGTGAACCCCGCCAGGAACATATGCCCGAAAACCATCAAAGAGTTCACTATGGGAAACGGAAAAGCAAATCTCTATGCTTCCACTGGAATGTAGAAAGTAAGTAAAGTCAAAAGAAGGAATTACTCAGATAAAAACTTCAATACAATCTTGATTGCCTGAAGAAACTCCCATGGCCTTCTAGATGCATATCAAATCAAACTTTCCTCATTACAAGAATTAAATGAATAATGAAAGGAAGTACATGGGATCATAAAATAATACGCCGCTCACCACCAAGTGACTTTTGGAGCAGGCTGATGTGGAAAATATTTCTCAATTTTGGGCAAAAGCTTTGGTTTATCATCTTCTTGAACACACAAAGTCTTGGAGTAAGCATCAATATGTAAGCTATGTCCTACACATTGAGTCAGTCTTAAATTATCAATGTTATAGGAATACTGCAAACAGCAAAGTGATATTCTATAGGCAACATAAGCAAGTGGATTTCAGAATACCAAAGAGAAACTTCCTTACCTGAGTAAGCGGTTGATTTACAATCCACTGGTGAATGTGAAAGCTTAACTGTCTTCCTAAATGTAGATATTGGGCTCTTAACTCTTTTAGCAGGCAATAAGATCGCTGCTGGCTCTTCTTTAACGACGTACTTTTCCTGATATTCCAGAGAAGTCCTTTCATCTGAAATGTAAATGAAAAGAGCAGCCACAATCCGACATAATGTAGATAAGAGCTCATGTTTGGAATAGGCAACTGATACAGAAGCATAAACTGGGAACCTATTCCTATGAGGTATTAAGCTTAAAGGACCTTGTAACATCAACTTAAACACAACCAAGAGTGCAAGCTGCTAAGCTCAAGCCTTTTCGATATTTCGAAATTGATTGAGATCATATACAGGCGAAAATGTCCTTGGGCATGTGCTATGATaattgtcatttaaattggTTTTCCTTCATTTCTTCTGCCAGCCCTCCCAAAGCGAAGTTAAATGTAATTGTCCCACTTTTCTCACCTTTAATTTGGCATGCCAGCTGTTGAGTCATTAAACTGGATTCTGCAACATCATTTCCAGGGGGCAAGGAATACTCTCTAAGCCCAACAATAGGACTTGCTTTCACCGTCTGCTTTGAGAACTTTGAAGGTGGAGTTTTAAACCCAATAGCAGTAGTTGATGGCTCAATAATGGAAGTTGATTGGCCAGAGCTTGAACCTTGTCTATTAGCAGAATGGTTTTCCAATTTCAAGGCGCTTGACAACTGTTCAATGGCTTCTTGACTAGAAATTGAATTTAGTTTCCCAGAACCAACAGTAGTTTCATTTTCGAAATTTAGCAAAATCCCTGGATTCTCAGAAAGCTCAACAGTAACTATGGATTGCATAGTACTACTGCAAACTATATCAGAGTTGAGTGACATTTGAAAATTGTTCTCTTCCTTAGATCGACACGCATTACAGATCCAAATTTGTGGTACCGTCAAGAGAAGGACTGGCATGCAATAGCtgtatataaaatagttaataaAACAATTCATGCATTCAGAAACTGATTATTTGATGTATGATGGACCACCAAAAAAAGAGTAAGAGATGGACTTCCCATAACTCCATCAAATTCAGGACCCTCCCAAGTCTTTTAACAAATGGTTTGATCATAGAAATTCCAGACCAGACGAATATAAAAGTTGCGGACCAACTCAGTCAAGAATAAGTTAATCCAATTGTCAGATAGTATGCAACAACCTCTGCACATTAGGCTATGCGAACCAAAATCATCGACCAGACTTATACAAGAAAAATTAGCTTCAGACCAAGTTAAATATGGTGAAAGTAACTTAAATAAGTATTCAAAAATGCAAAGAGTATGCTCTGAATTATGACAGTCAAAAaagttggaaaaaaaaattcacatttgTAATAGCAAAATAGAAACATGGTTCAGCTAAAAGACAGAAAATCAAGGACACATAACTCCAACTAAACTGTGAACTAATTGGAATCGACTACAAAAATCATAGAGCTCCAAAGTTTAACACGCAgttaaaaatttcataaagcaaaacccaaaattgaaaagaaaataggAGACTAAACATACACATGTTCCTGCGTTGTCTCACACTGAAAGCAAGTTACAATCTTCTTCAAAAAGCCTGCATCTCCACACACATGACAAGTATTGACCTACAAAAACCAAATTTAAGATAagcaaaatgaaaatatttatatacaagAAATCTTAATAAACATTAGCAATAAGGGATCAGATCATAGAATAGCTTACACCCTCTAATCGTCCTCATCGTGATTCATGGCACAGAATATAGTTTATTTGTTAATCGTTGATCAAGCAACGGAGACTAATACTTTAATAACATGCCGGGCTACAATTTACAAATTCTACATAACCAACAATTGTGGAAGGTAAACAAAACCATAGGTTCAACATGAACACTATCCTATAACACAACAAGCAGCAAGCTGCTAAATGCTAAAACTAACAATCAACAATCATCATGTTTAAAGTCATCTGAATGTGTATATTCCACAAGAATGCTAGGGTTAACTGATTATTATGTACTACACATTCATTATGAACTCAATTAAAGAATAATTTGAACTAAACTCAagtaaattaatcaattaactAAGGAGCCACGTAGCTTATTCACATTTTCTTTTCACAGAATAGCAAGAATggagtaaaaaaaattactagatTAATACAGATATAAGAGATTTTACCGTGTGAGTTCTACTTGTTGAATCTCCCATGTTTTATTCTAAAATGAACAAAACCTGTGTTTTTCTTATGGAATTGCTTTCAATCGTAGGTCATTAATGGCGgaagtaaaaaatttaaaatcgagAGAGCTTGATTCTATTTCTTACTCATTTATAGTTATGGTTTCAAATTAgaacaaaatttatttaaagataACTGATTTTTGGAGTCTCCTAGTCGTTAGATCATCTTGATCTAACGGTAGTTACAATCCAAAATAATCATTATGTAATTTTcaagttattaattttattaattgttatatCTTAATTGTTGGTAGAAACagataaaagttataaaataaaaaatcactacTCAAACTCTAATTTTTCATAGGTATAAGTATAACAAACATttgattgaaaataaatttccataatatattttaggtcaaatgattaaaaaaggttaaatctttcatgaaaatttcacaaaaattcaaaattttcaatttcatctaatttgtcctgaaatgcaggatttcgttttaattatattcaattacgcggttttgcttatgtggcgctAATGTATGGCATTCCCACATCAACGCCATGTAGGCATCACATCAGCAAAATCGTATAGTTTTACATCATTGAAGCGGAAACCTGCATTTCAGGATAAtacagataaaattaaaatgtttagaatttttgtgaaactttcataaaaaaattgacattttttaattatttggcctTTATTTTATTGcacaatataataatattagatTCATACaatattagaataaattaaaatgtttacaattgACCCTAAATATGATTATAGTAATGTTGAATGAAGAAAATAATTATACTGTTCCAAGTATTTATTTTAAGAACTTTATAAAATGTATCTCAGAATATATAtg is part of the Mercurialis annua linkage group LG3, ddMerAnnu1.2, whole genome shotgun sequence genome and encodes:
- the LOC126675005 gene encoding uncharacterized protein LOC126675005, yielding MGDSTSRTHTVNTCHVCGDAGFLKKIVTCFQCETTQEHVYCMPVLLLTVPQIWICNACRSKEENNFQMSLNSDIVCSSTMQSIVTVELSENPGILLNFENETTVGSGKLNSISSQEAIEQLSSALKLENHSANRQGSSSGQSTSIIEPSTTAIGFKTPPSKFSKQTVKASPIVGLREYSLPPGNDVAESSLMTQQLACQIKDERTSLEYQEKYVVKEEPAAILLPAKRVKSPISTFRKTVKLSHSPVDCKSTAYSGHSLHIDAYSKTLCVQEDDKPKLLPKIEKYFPHQPAPKVTWCGSIEICFSVSHSELFDGFRAYVPGGVHSKAFEFLKKMPGVLRCTMFQSSSLGIFQDGYPKDRAVYFFPINFERSRQQYERLFLMLEMKDIVLISSLSDVQLLVFPSKRLKLNFHGLERFLCGLYRPIKHEQGVVPRALVKVEKQ